The sequence TCACCGCAGCGGCCTTGAGCGCCTTGTCCGCCGAGAGCAGCGCCGACGCGACCGTCTGCGTCTCCACGATGCCCACCGCGCCGCTCGGCCGTCCGCGCGCACCCGTGCGAATCGCAGGCACCAGCGCGGGATGCGCATTGGGCAAGAGGAACGCGTCGAGCAGCTGCGAATCGGCCGCGGCGCGCCCTGCCCCGAGCGCCTCTTCCACCTCGGCCACGCCGCCCGCGAACAGCACCAGGTACTTGCCCGGTGTCACCGCGGCCGCGTTGAGCAGCTGCACCGGCGCCTTCTTCACCACCGCGTCGGCGACGACCATACCTCGCGCGATCGTCTCGATTTCAATGAGCGCGAGCGCGGGCGAGGACATTCGATATATCGCGATGTAGCGTCAGACGATGCGGAAGTAATCCTTCAGCGTGCAGCGGCGCTCGCGCGTGAACGTGCGCGCCGTGGTCAGGCCCTCGCCGGTCGGGCTGGCGATGGTGAACGAGGTGTAGCCCTCGCCCTCGAGTCCCAGGCCCGCGAAGCTCGGCCCGTTCTTCACGAAGATGCTGGTGTTGATGGCCCGCGCCATGGTGTGCAGGTTCTCGAGCCGCTGGCTGTGCATCGTGGCGGTGTGGCCAAAGCCGTGCTCCGCCTCGACGGCCAGCGCGATCGCCTCGTGCACATCGCGCGCGCGGGTGAAGCCCATCACGGGCATGAGCAGCTCGGCCTGGATGAATGGGTGGTGGAAGTCGACCTCGGCAAAGAGCAGCCGCGTCTGCTCGGGCACGTGCACGCCCGCGGCGCGCGCGATCTTCGCGGCGTCCTTGCCCACCCAGTCCTTGTTCGGGTGACCGTCGGGCAGCACCACCAGCTCCTCGAGCCGCTGGATCGCGGCGCCGGTGATCTCGTACGCGCCCGCGGCGATCATCGCCTGCTTGAGCTTGTCGGCGATCGACGCGACGGCGATCACTTCCTTCTCGACGATGCAGACGATGTTGTTGTCGAGGCTCGCGCCGCGGACGATGTCCTTGCCGGCCTTCTCGATGATGGCGGTCTCGTCCACGACCGCGGGCGGATTTCCCGGCCCGGCGCAGATGGCGCGCTTTCCCGAGTTGAGCGCGGCCTTCACCACGGCCGGTCCGCCGGTGACGACGGTGAGCCGCGTGCCCTTGTGCTTCATGAGCGACTGCGCGCTCTCGATGGTGGGCTCGCCCATCATACAGACCAGGTTCTCCGGTCCGCCGGCCGAGACGATCGCCTCGTTGATGAGCTCCACGTGCCAGCGGCACACCTTCTTCGCGCTCGGATGCACGTTGAAGACGACCGCGTTGCCGCCCGCCACCATGCCGATGGCGTTGTTGATGATCGTCTCGGTGGGGTTCGTGGTGGGCGTGATCGCGCCGATGACGCCGAACGCCGCGCGCTCGGTCATCGCCAGGCCGCCGTCGCCGGTCCAGGTCTCGGGCAGGTCGAGGATCTCGATGCCTGGCGTCTTCCACGCGCAGAGCAGGTTCTTCTGGATCTTGTCTTCCACACGCCCG is a genomic window of Deltaproteobacteria bacterium containing:
- a CDS encoding aldehyde dehydrogenase EutE is translated as MALDERQINAIVEAVVSKLGNGSSGPEIPKRDRHVDEQLKKPKTEGGHWIETYAPGRKAPAVIRGRKGIFDDLDTATKSAHDAHEELVELPLETRKKIVAAMRKVTADNARELSVKAVEETGLGRVEDKIQKNLLCAWKTPGIEILDLPETWTGDGGLAMTERAAFGVIGAITPTTNPTETIINNAIGMVAGGNAVVFNVHPSAKKVCRWHVELINEAIVSAGGPENLVCMMGEPTIESAQSLMKHKGTRLTVVTGGPAVVKAALNSGKRAICAGPGNPPAVVDETAIIEKAGKDIVRGASLDNNIVCIVEKEVIAVASIADKLKQAMIAAGAYEITGAAIQRLEELVVLPDGHPNKDWVGKDAAKIARAAGVHVPEQTRLLFAEVDFHHPFIQAELLMPVMGFTRARDVHEAIALAVEAEHGFGHTATMHSQRLENLHTMARAINTSIFVKNGPSFAGLGLEGEGYTSFTIASPTGEGLTTARTFTRERRCTLKDYFRIV
- a CDS encoding BMC domain-containing protein — protein: MSSPALALIEIETIARGMVVADAVVKKAPVQLLNAAAVTPGKYLVLFAGGVAEVEEALGAGRAAADSQLLDAFLLPNAHPALVPAIRTGARGRPSGAVGIVETQTVASALLSADKALKAAAVKLIQTGFARGIGGKGYYVLTGALEDVEAALAAAVESAGPTLLVGTELIAQPHEELEGPVF